From the genome of Odocoileus virginianus isolate 20LAN1187 ecotype Illinois chromosome 4, Ovbor_1.2, whole genome shotgun sequence:
AAAACTGAGGGTTATTGAGTGTGTGAATGGGAAGAGGTCTCGGGGCTTTTGAAAGCACTGTGTTTGCTTGCGGAGCCCTCTGGCCCAAGCTGCATCTTGTGATGGAGAAGGCAGCCAGCAGAGGGCAGCGGAGAGGCAGTCAGCAAAGTGTGCTTGGGGCCAAAGCTCCCAAAATGGAGCCAACTGAGCTCTTGCCTGAGGACAGGTAAATTGAAAAAATTATGATTTATATAGTGtgagagttttctcttttttccttcctttccttctttctgtctttaaagCTAAGTATATTCTATCCAAAGGGCATTTTGTTATTCCTCCTTTTTTTGGTGTTCAAATAATCTTTTCGGTAATGATGGTGGTTTGTACCCTTTAACAATAGGTAACACAGCTTATTAATTCTCACACTTTCAGATGCTCTCCTAAAACCTTTAcctatatttactcatttaatcctccaatTATCCCAACATAGTTAGCACATGGTTATTATCCtcaatttacagataaggaagttgAAACTCacatccaaggtcacatagctagaacACTGGAATGAACTGGGATTCCAATGAATAGAACTTGAACCACTATATGCCACCTAAATGTTGATGCGGGTGGGAGCAATAATGACCTGGTGGTGCAAACCTCAAGATGGGGCAATTAAGCTCCCGTTGGTCTTGTCATGTGAGAATGTGAGCCCAGTGCCCCTAAGGCATACTGAAATCTGGAAACACTTAATGTGCTATTTCTCAGTGTCTATATGCCAACTAGTGgttcacacattaaaaaaaaaaaaatcgaatgGCAAGGGAAATATGCTTGTAAGCTGTGTCACCAATTTGTGACCTGTGAATGGATaccagcattcaaaaaattttatatttagtgtACTATAAACTTGGTTGCCTCCCCTTATTTAAAGCAAACCCCCAAACAAAAACCTATGGGTCTACAGAATATGTGCCTCTGGGTCCTTCTTGTCCATACAGTGTTGGAAAGTTTTGTGGACTCCAAGGTGCTGGTGAGGGGAGGGGAACATTTTGACAGCAGTGTTGAGGAGAACACAGACTCATTTCAAGATAAGAGCCCATCATATCCCGGTGGCCGCTCTCAGCCTCAgcaatgcaaagagctgatggGAAGAACTCCTCATAATTAGGTTCTGGAATGTGCTGAGGTTTGGAAGCTCAGGAAGAGTTATGGTTTAAAAATTTCCAACTCAGGAATAATCTGTCCATATCTTACGTATTATCTTAAAAATTCCGCAGTACACATGGTCTCCTTTCATACCCTTCTTCCATGCCTTTTGGtcttgttcccatctctttccttttcactggtggctcagatggtaaagtatctgcctgcaatgcaggagacccgggttcgacccttgggtcgggaagatcccctggagaaggaaatggcaacccactccagcattcttgcctggaaaatcccctggtcagaggagcctgatagattatagtctatggggtcacaaagagttggacacaactaaatgacttcattttcactttccaccTCTTCCCTCCAATCTGGAAAGAACATGGCTAGTCCAGGAGACCAGGGTCTAGGTCCTGACACTAACATACAGGTGACAGCCTTGCTGTTGGGAGGTTAGAACTGTGGTCCTACTGACCTTGCAAGGCTGCTATGAGGCACTATGAGAACAGCTATCAGAAACATAAGCAAGTTCCTTCCTGGCTCTCTGACGGGTGTGTTGGTCACTGGGCTGCCTGCCCTCGATGAAGGTGctgcttctgtttttccttcccaCTTGGGTGTAGGAGATGCCTCCCGGAGTCTGGCTGCGCTGGGCCTGCCTCCTGCTCCTGGCCAggcccaccctgccctgcccccagggtTGTGACTGCTTCATCCGGGAGGTGTTCTGCTCGGACGAGGGGCTTGCCTCCATCCCACTAGACATCCCACCACATGCCACAGACATCATCTTCGTGGAGACCTCATTCACCGTGGTGGGCGCCAGGGCCTTCAGCGGCAGCCCCAACCTGACCAAGGTAGTCTTCCTCAACACCCAGGTGTGCCACTTCAGGCCGGATGCCTTCGGGGGCCTGCCGGGGCTCCAGGACCTGGAGATCACCGGGGGGAACTTCTCCAACCTCAGCGCCGACATCTTCTCCAACCTGATCTCGCTGGGCAAGTTCACCCTCAACTTCAACATGCTGGAGGCTCTGCCCGAGGGCCTCTTCCAGCACATGGATCGCCTGGAGTCCCTCCAGCTGCAGGGCAACCGGCTCCAGACCCTGCCCCAGAGGCTTTTCCAGCCTCTGAGACGTCTGAAGACCCTCAACCTGGCACAGAACCTCCTGGCCTACCTGCCCGAGGAGCTCTTCCACCCCCTCGGCCGCCTGCAGACCCTGAGGCTAAGCAACAATCAGCTGGCATGTCTGCCCCGGGGGCTCTTCAGCCATCTGGGCAGCCTGCAGGAACTCTTCCTGGACGGAAACTCCATCTCCGAGCTGCCCCCAGAAGTGTTCGCGCAgctctcctgcctggagaagctgTGGCTGCAGCGCAATGCCATCGGTCACCTGCCTGGGTCTGTCTTCTCGGCCCTGCACAACCTGACCTTCCTGAGCCTGCAGGGCAATGTGCTGCAGACGCTGCCTGCCGGCCTCTTTGCCCAGTCCCCCGGCCTGGTCAGCCTGTCCCTGTCCCACAATCAGCTGGAGACCGTCCCTGAGGCAGCTTTTGCCAACCTGACCAGGCTCGGGTCCCTCACGCTCTCGCACAACGCCCTCACCCATCTGCCGGCCGGTGTGTTCAGAGGCCTCAAGGGGCTGGTCAAGCTCTATCTGAGCAGCAACAACCTGACGGTCCTGCACCCCGCCCTCTTCCAGAACCTGTCCAACCTCGAGCTGCTCAGCCTCTCCAGGAATCTCCTGACCACGCTCCCCGACGGCATCTTCGACACCAACTACAACCTGTTCAACCTGGCCTTGTATGGGAACCCCTGGCAGTGTGACTGCCACCTGGCCTATCTCTTTAGCTGGCTGCATCAGTACAGCGACCGGCTCTTCAACATCCAGACCTACTGTGCCGGCCCTGCCTACCTCAAGGGCCAGGTGGTGCCCGCGCTGAGGGAAGAACAGTTGGTGTGCCCCATCACCCGGGACCACCTGGGCTTCCAGGCCCCAGGGCCTGAGGACAGGGAGCCGGGGGGCGCCTGGGATCTGGTTGCGGAGGAAAGGGCGGCCAGGAGCCGGTGCACCTACAGCAATCCCGAGGGAACCGTGGTGCTGGCTTGTGACGAGGGCCGGTGTCGCTGGCTGAACGTCCAGCTGTCCCCCAGGCAGAGCTCGGGCTCTCCGGGACTCCCCATCAATGCCAGTCAGGAGTGGGACTTGAAGTCCGGCTGTGGCTCTGTGAGGGTCACTGTGTCCATTGAGGCTCTGGCAGGGGAGCCGTAGGTGCAGGGCAGACGGACCAGGACCCTCGGCAGATGGCTTCTGGGCCCAACTGGGCAAGAGATGGTGAGGGGAGCTGAGGCTTGGGTTCTTCAGATGCAAGGGGTGGATTTGCATCTCCAAGGTGGAGGAGAGGGGCGTGGCCGGCTCTGCCACCCAGAGCCTCCTTCATTACCCTGGTCTCTGAGAATGATACCTAACAGGACCATCTACAAGCTTTGCAGAGCACCCATCAAAGCTGCGTTGTGGTCTGAAGAATAAAGGAACGCATCTCCCCTGgtgtttttctgttatttaataCTCATCCCTGTCTCATCTCCACCCTGCGATACCAGGGCTCCATTTCCACAAAATGGAGGCCAACCTCTCTTGACATCCAGTTCAAGAGCCAATGCCTGTTTCTGTTCCTCTGCTTCAAAATGtggtgggttttttaaaaaatttatttacttttaactgaagtaaaactgctttacaatataaTATCAtagattaacacatatacatggaatctagaaagatggtactgatgaatctatttgcaaggcagcaatggagatgcagacatagagggCAGACTTACGGACGTGGTCACGGAGGGTGGGTAAGGAGAAGGTGAGACAAACGGAGAGAGCAGCCTGGAAACATGTACACTACCACATGGAAATGTGGTTTTaattgacaaaaagaaaaaggaagaggataaAAGCAGAGGTGACGAGAAagatgaggggtggggtggaggtctGACTTGGTGTCGAGGAAGACTCAAGCTGTTCGCACCCACCTCCGGGGCGTCCAGGAGAAATCAGGTGAGAGGGgccctgggcgggggtggggggggtgggggtgggggtgaacgCTGTGGCTTTGCCTGCTCCGCTGACAGGATGGCTGTTCCCTGAGGAGGGAGCCAGGAGGACCAGGAGCCGGGTGGGCGGGGACGGATGCCCTGCAGTTCTGAGTGTCTGTGCCTGTGGGCTGCTCACTCACAGCAACTGTCCCCTCTCAGTTCTCAGGgcaccaccctcctccccaggcctggctgcACCCCCACCAGTTTTACCCTCACCTCCTGCATGCTGGTCCCCTTCGGGTTGGCTGTCATTCAGGCTCCCTGCGTAATCCCCA
Proteins encoded in this window:
- the CPN2 gene encoding carboxypeptidase N subunit 2, giving the protein MPPGVWLRWACLLLLARPTLPCPQGCDCFIREVFCSDEGLASIPLDIPPHATDIIFVETSFTVVGARAFSGSPNLTKVVFLNTQVCHFRPDAFGGLPGLQDLEITGGNFSNLSADIFSNLISLGKFTLNFNMLEALPEGLFQHMDRLESLQLQGNRLQTLPQRLFQPLRRLKTLNLAQNLLAYLPEELFHPLGRLQTLRLSNNQLACLPRGLFSHLGSLQELFLDGNSISELPPEVFAQLSCLEKLWLQRNAIGHLPGSVFSALHNLTFLSLQGNVLQTLPAGLFAQSPGLVSLSLSHNQLETVPEAAFANLTRLGSLTLSHNALTHLPAGVFRGLKGLVKLYLSSNNLTVLHPALFQNLSNLELLSLSRNLLTTLPDGIFDTNYNLFNLALYGNPWQCDCHLAYLFSWLHQYSDRLFNIQTYCAGPAYLKGQVVPALREEQLVCPITRDHLGFQAPGPEDREPGGAWDLVAEERAARSRCTYSNPEGTVVLACDEGRCRWLNVQLSPRQSSGSPGLPINASQEWDLKSGCGSVRVTVSIEALAGEP